Proteins encoded in a region of the Raphanus sativus cultivar WK10039 chromosome 8, ASM80110v3, whole genome shotgun sequence genome:
- the LOC108820635 gene encoding mediator of RNA polymerase II transcription subunit 32, which translates to MDNIVDSLNKAYEKFVIASADVLESKESAGGVKASLTDAALENFKEKWELFRVACDQAEEFVESVKQRIGSECLVDEATGLTTTTTTGNNNNNSGGQTTATVGAATSLPPISAVRLEQMSRAVRWLVLELQRGSGGTAAGSVHSSGFDPRFPEDSTQ; encoded by the coding sequence ATGGATAACATTGTGGACTCGTTGAACAAGGCTTACGAGAAGTTCGTTATCGCTTCAGCTGATGTTCTGGAGTCCAAGGAGAGTGCAGGCGGGGTAAAAGCTTCTCTCACCGATGCTGCGTTGGAGAATTTCAAGGAGAAGTGGGAGCTGTTCCGTGTGGCTTGCGATCAAGCTGAGGAGTTTGTGGAGTCAGTGAAGCAGAGGATTGGATCCGAGTGTTTGGTTGATGAGGCTACTGgtttaacaacaacaacaacaacaggtaataataataataactcaGGAGGCCAAACAACAGCGACTGTTGGTGCTGCGACTAGTCTCCCTCCAATTAGTGCAGTGAGGCTGGAACAGATGAGTAGAGCGGTTCGATGGCTTGTGCTTGAGCTGCAACGTGGGTCTGGTGGTACAGCTGCTGGTTCTGTGCATTCTTCAGGGTTTGATCCTAGGTTCCCTGAAGACTCGACTCAATAG
- the LOC108822675 gene encoding starch synthase 3, chloroplastic/amyloplastic, with the protein MEVCWQIQTPTSLRPGLQQKGRLKINTFIGFLHRPISSLASLESQYNSNGFLHQITASADFSRKKQERMSASGPKSSSPRGFGRRTTVGSAQKRTPKKNDEKDSNATTSTVTNEGIGVSKLPEAEAVVQKQGSSVLDESNVLDGSDQVDKKPTEDEDVLLEQKLKAERENLRRKEIEALAEETLARGDRMFVYPLVAKPDEDIEVFLNRTLSSLSNEPDVLIMGAFNDWRWKSFSRRLEKTELHGDWLSCLLHIPKEAYKMDFVFFNGQSVYDNNYSKDFSVEIKGGMDRVEFENFLLEEKWREQEKLAKEEAERERQEEEKRRIEARKAAIETDREQAKVETQKRREMLQPALQKAVISDENVWYIEPSDFKAGDKVKIYYNKSSGPLGYAKEIWIHGGFNNWVDGLSMVEKLVDDAELKADSKKEDWCVAEVIVPVSALVIDWVFADGPPEGAFLYDNNSHQDFHALVPLRTSKELYWSEEESLMFRKLQEERRLKEEAMRVKMEKTARLKAETKERTLKKFLLSQKDVVYTEPLEIQAGRPVTVFYNPSNTVLNGKPEVWFRGSFNRWTHRLGPLPPQKMEAADDGSSHVMTSAKVPLDAYMMDFVFSEKEDGGVFDNRYGLDYHLPVVGGIAKEPPLHVVHIAVEMAPIAKVGGLGDVVTSLSRAVQELNHNVDIIFPKYDCIKYNFVKDLQFNRSYHWGETEIKVWHGKVEGVSVYFLDPQNGLFQRGCVYGCADDAGRFGFFCHAALEFLLQGGFHPDILHCHDWSSAPVSWLFKDQYTHYGLIKTRVVFTIHNLEFGASAIGKAMTFADKATTVSRTYAKEVAGNSVISPHLYKFHGIVNGIDPDIWDPYNDNFIPVPYTSENVLEGKRAAKEELQNRLGLKSADLPLVGIITRLTHQKGIHLIKHAIWRTLERNGQVVLLGSAPDPRIQNDFVNLANQLHSTHGDRARLVLTYDEPLSHLIYAGADFILVPSIFEPCGLTQLIAMRYGAVPVVRKTGGLYDTVFDVDHDKERAQAQVLEPNGFSFDGADAPGVDYALNRAISAWYDGREWFNSLCKTVMEQDWSWNRPALEYIELYHSARK; encoded by the exons ATGGAAGTGTGTTGGCAGATACAGACACCGACGAGTCTCAGACCCGGTTTACAGCAAAAGGGTCGGCTCAAGATCAATACTTTTATTGGGTTTCTTCATCGCCCCATTTCTAGT CTTGCTTCGTTGGAAAGTCAATACAACTCAAATGGGTTTCTGCATCAGATCACAGCAAGTGCAG ATTTCTCAAGGAAGAAGCAAGAAAGAATGTCAGCTTCAGGGCCTAAAAGTTCATCTCCCAGAGGTTTTGGGAGAAGAACAACAGTAGGAAGTGCTCAGAAAAGAACTCCGAAGAAGAACGATGAAAAAGACAGCAATGCAACAACTTCCACAGTAACTAATGAGGGTATAGGAGTCAGTAAGTTGCCCGAAGCTGAAGCTGTTGTACAGAAACAAGGTTCTTCTGTTTTGGATGAGAGCAATGTGTTAGATGGAAGTGATCAGGTGGACAAGAAACCAACCGAGGATGAGGATGTTTTGTTAGAACAAAAGCTAAAAGCTGAAAGAGAGAATCTTCGTAGGAAGGAGATAGAAGCGCTTGCAGAGGAAACATTGGCAAGAGGTGATAGAATGTTTGTGTATCCTCTTGTGGCCAAACCTGATGAAGACATAGAAGTGTTTCTCAACAGGACTCTGTCGTCTCTGAGCAACGAACCTGATGTTTTGATCATGGGGGCGTTTAACGACTGGAGATGGAAATCTTTCTCAAGGAGACTGGAAAAGACAGAGCTCCATGGAGATTGGCTGTCATGTCTCCTACACATCCCCAAAGAAGCTTATAAGATGGACTTTGTGTTTTTCAACGGCCAAAGCGTTTATGACAACAATTACTCAAAAGACTtcagtgtagagatcaaaggtgGGATGGACAGAGTCGAGTTTGAGAATTTTCTTCTTGAAGAGAAATGGAGAGAGCAAGAGAAGCTAGCTAAGGAAGAAGCCGAGAGAGAGCGgcaagaggaagagaagagaagaatcGAAGCGAGAAAGGCTGCCATTGAAACTGATAGAGAGCAAGCAAAGGTGGAGACCCAGAAGAGGCGTGAGATGCTACAACCTGCTCTTCAGAAAGCTGTTATCTCAGATGAGAATGTTTGGTACATTGAACCGAGTGATTTCAAAGCTGGTGATAAAGTGAAGATATATTACAATAAAAGCTCTGGTCCTCTAGGTTATGCCAAAGAGATCTGGATACATGGAGGGTTTAATAACTGGGTTGATGGATTATCTATGGTTGAAAAGCTTGTTGATGATGCTGAGCTAAAGGCTGATTCAAAGAAGGAAGATTGGTGTGTCGCTGAAG TCATAGTTCCCGTGAGTGCTTTAGTCATTGACTGGGTCTTTGCTGATGGACCGCCTGAAGGAGCGTTTCTGTATGACAATAATAGTCACCAAGATTTTCACGCACTTGTTCCTCTAAGAACTTCAAAAGAGCTTTACTGGTCAGAGGAAGAGAGCTTGATGTTTAGGAAACTTCAGGAGGAGAGGCGGTTGAAAGAGGAAGCTATGCGTGTCAAG atgGAGAAAACAGCTCGCTTGAAAGCAGAAACTAAGGAAAGAACACTCAAAAAGTTTCTGCTTTCTCAGAAAGACGTGGTTTACACGGAGCCTCTAGAGATTCAAGCGGGGAGACCTGTGACAGTTTTCTACAATCCTTCAAACACGGTTTTGAATGGAAAGCCTGAGGTTTGGTTTAGAGGCTCTTTTAATCGTTGGACTCATCGTTTGGGTCCTTTGCCACCTCAGAAAATGGAAGCAGCTGATGATGGAAGCTCGCACGTGATGACTTCAG CTAAGGTTCCATTAGATGCTTACATGATGGACTTTGTTTTCTCCGAGAAAGAAGATGGTGGAGTATTTGATAACAGATATGGCTTGGATTACCACTTACCTGTAGTGGGAGGTATTGCCAAGGAACCACCACTACACGTTGTTCATATTGCTGTTGAAATGGCACCCATTGCAAAG GTTGGAGGCTTAGGCGATGTTGTCACTAGTCTATCTCGTGCTGTTCAAGAATTAAACCATAATGTTGATATCATCTTCCCAAAGTATGATTGCATAAAGTACAACTTT GTGAAGGACTTGCAGTTCAACAGAAGCTATCACTGGGGAGAAACTGAGATAAAAGTTTGGCATGGAAAAGTGGAAGGCGTTTCGGTTTACTTTTTAGATCCGCAGAATGG ACTGTTCCAGAGAGGATGTGTTTACGGTTGCGCAGATGATGCAGGAAGATTTGGTTTCTTCTGTCACGCGGCTCTTGAGTTCCTTCTTCAAGGAGGTTTTCATCCA GACATTCTTCACTGTCACGACTGGTCCAGCGCTCCAGTTTCGTGGCTGTTCAAGGATCAATACACGCATTACGGTTTGATTAAAACACGCGTCGTCTTCACAATCCATAACTTGGAATTTGGAGCAAGTGCCATTGGTAAAGCCATGACGTTTGCAGACAAAGCTACAACG GTTTCACGAACATATGCCAAGGAAGTTGCTGGAAACTCTGTAATCTCTCCACACTTATACAAGTTCCACGGAATAGTAAATGGAATCGATCCAGACATATGGGATCCATACAACGATAACTTCATTCCG GTGCCTTATACTTCAGAGAACGTATTAGAAGGCAAAAGAGCAGCCAAGGAAGAACTGCAAAACAGGCTTGGACTAAAGAGCGCTGATCTTCCTTTAGTAGGAATCATCACACGCTTAACTCACCAGAAAGGAATACATTTGATCAAACACGCTATTTGGCGTACCTTGGAACGCAATGGACAG GTTGTATTGCTAGGTTCAGCTCCTGATCCTAGGATCCAAAATGATTTCGTGAACTTGGCAAATCAGTTACATTCTACTCACGGTGATCGAGCTAGGCTTGTTCTAACCTACGACGAGCCTCTTTCCCACTTG ATCTATGCTGGGGCTGACTTTATTCTTGTACCGTCAATATTTGAGCCGTGTGGACTGACACAGCTCATTGCCATGAGATACGGTGCTGTTCCTGTCGTAAGAAAAACTGGAG GACTCTATGACACGGTGTTTGATGTGGACCATGATAAAGAAAGAGCACAAGCTCAAGTTCTAGAACCTAATGGCTTCAGTTTTGATGGAGCTGATGCTCCTGGTGTGGACTATGCTCTCAATAG GGCGATATCGGCTTGGTACGATGGGAGAGAGTGGTTTAACTCGCTGTGTAAGACGGTGATGGAGCAAGACTGGTCATGGAATCGTCCTGCACTTGAGTACATTGAGCTCTATCACTCTGCACGCAAgtga
- the LOC108821575 gene encoding uncharacterized protein LOC108821575, with protein sequence MAKPSPVNIPTTTLEDYAHSPFHYAVVLGDHAGLIRLVSSLPKLTDPDQIQTESDSLSQERVAEIISAVIDRRDVPFGETPLHLAVRLGDVLAAKTLSSAGADAALRNVAGWTASHEAVRRGNAEIAEMILRHQRRSAWCRWRRRLPRLIAVLGRTRDFYVEITISFESSVIPFFGKIAPSDTYRIWKRGGDLRADISLTGFDRFKIRRAKQRFLFLSEGVELLDDVSTPGTLLVLNRDDKTISNAFENAGNEREMDVTKAELVEMKSWRGKEKVETVGKWRAKGYEVKNVRMVGETEQNSPSDSQNGRSFSKPLTRQLSCSNVEEKEVQSSSSLGRSRKSVSLPAAEVPVAASAPRVKEKETAKSLSPSVWLTNDFPLKTEELLPLLDILAINVEAVRRMRELLTVKFPAGSFPVKLSIPVIPTVKAVMTFSKFVALPPMDQFYTPVSSPRHISAGVEDGESDTRTSTSRRSFSTPSWLKLKATKKSSQRRLKKEQAQMVDPFAIPAGYKWTSNSD encoded by the exons ATGGCAAAGCCTTCGCCTGTGAACATACCAACCACAACTCTAGAGGACTACGCTCACAGTCCATTCCACTACGCCGTCGTTTTAGGAGACCACGCCGGTCTGATCCGTCTCGTCTCGTCCTTGCCCAAGCTAACCGACCCGGACCAAATCCAAACCGAGTCCGACTCACTGAGCCAAGAGCGAGTCGCCGAGATAATCTCCGCCGTCATCGACCGCCGCGACGTTCCGTTCGGAGAAACGCCTCTCCATCTCGCGGTTCGCCTCGGCGACGTCCTCGCCGCAAAGACGCTTTCCTCCGCCGGCGCCGACGCCGCGCTCCGGAACGTCGCCGGATGGACCGCTTCGCACGAGGCGGTTCGCCGCGGGAACGCCGAGATCGCGGAGATGATTCTCCGTCATCAGCGGCGTTCCGCTTGGTGCAGGTGGAGACGGAGGCTGCCGCGTCTGATCGCGGTTCTCGGCCGGACGAGAGACTTCTACGTGGAGATTACCATCAGCTTCGAGAGCTCGGTGATCCCGTTCTTCGGGAAGATAGCTCCTTCGGATACGTACAGGATATGGAAGCGAGGAGGAGACTTACGTGCGGATATTTCGTTAACCGGGTTCGACCGGTTTAAAATTCGCCGCGCGAAACAGAGGTTTCTCTTTTTAAGTGAAGGAGTGGAGCTTCTTGATGACGTGTCTACTCCCGGTACGCTGCTTGTGTTGAACAGAGACGATAAAACGATATCAAACGCGTTCGAAAACGCGGGTAACGAGAGAGAGATGGATGTGACGAAAGCAGAGCTCGTTGAGATGAAGAGCTGGCGAGGGAAAGAGAAGGTCGAGACCGTTGGGAAATGGAGAGCCAAAGGTTACGAAGTCAAGAACGTGAGAATGGTCGGAGAGACAGAGCAGAACTCGCCTTCGGACAGTCAGAATGGTCGGAGTTTCTCGAAACCGTTGACGAGGCAGCTCAGTTGCTCTAACGTCGAGGAGAAAGAAGTTCAGTCGTCGTCGTCGCTGGGGAGGAGTAGAAAGTCCGTTTCTTTACCGGCGGCGGAGGTTCCGGTGGCGGCTTCTGCACCGAGGGTCAAAGAGAAGGAGACTGCGAAGAGCTTGAGTCCTTCGGTTTGGTTGACGAATGATTTTCCTTTGAAGACGGAGGAGCTGCTTCCTCTGCTTGATATTTTAGCGATTAATGTTGAAGCCGTTCGGAGAATGAGGGAGCTGCTCACCGTTAAGTTTCCGGCGGGAAGTTTCCCGGTTAAG TTGTCGATACCGGTGATCCCAACGGTGAAGGCAGTCATGACATTCAGCAAGTTCGTGGCTCTCCCGCCGATGGATCAGTTCTACACACCAGTGTCAAGCCCAAGACACATCTCAGCTGGAGTCGAAGACGGAGAATCTGATACAAGAACCTCAACTTCACGGCGATCATTTTCAACGCCCTCTTGGCTGAAACTGAAGGCTACCAAGAAAAGCTCACAGCGACGGTTGAAGAAGGAGCAGGCACAAATGGTGGATCCATTTGCCATACCAGCAGGGTATAAGTGGACGAGCAACTCAGACTAA
- the LOC108820633 gene encoding uncharacterized protein LOC108820633 → MDFNDLMPLLSFWIGQIGDLGLDLLWRFIHIVVSLWHIVSGIFEAILSNAISLGLIQKYSAIDIEKLRCLAVVVDIEVARDVSKVIDLLQWLKTIGVKQVGLFDSQGLLKKSKDMILEMVPGSMLLQETGEKDISPDRKGIIDIEFISSSDNKEAVVKAANILLEKHLKSNNHPEKDEEGDNVFTESHLNEALRVVGENVRVPDLMLVYGPVRSHLGFPAWRLRYTEIVHMGSLKYMRYGSLLKAIHKFTGVRQNYGV, encoded by the exons ATGGATTTCAATGACCTGATGCCGCTCCTGAGTTTCTGGATTGGTCAA ATTGGTGATCTTGGTCTTGATTTGCTATGGCGTTTCATACACATAGTTGTGAGCTTATGGCACATCGTCTCTGGCATCTTTGAGGCAATCCTAAGCAATGCCATCTCGTTAGGATTGATTCAAAAGTACAGTGCCATCGACATTGAGAAACTCCGGTGTCTAGCTGTTGTTGTGGATATCGAAGTAGCTCGAGATGTTTCCAAGGTTATTGATCTTTTACAGTGGCTAAAAaccattggagtgaaacaagtTGGTCTATTTGACTCCCAAG GTTTATTGAAGAAGTCCAAGGATATGATCCTTGAAATGGTCCCGGGTTCAATGTTATTACAG gagACTGGTGAAAAGGACATCTCTCCTGACCGGAAGGGCATTATTGATATAGAGTTCATTTCATCATCTGACAATAAAGAAGCTGTTGTGAAGGCAGCCAACATACTACTTGAGAAACACTTGAAATCCAACAACCATCCTGAGAAGGATGAAGAAGGGGACAACGTTTTCACAGAGTCCCATTTGAACGAAGCATTAAGAGTTGTTG GTGAGAACGTACGCGTGCCTGATCTGATGCTGGTTTATGGACCTGTGAGGAGCCACCTTGGTTTCCCTGCTTGGAGACTTCGATACACTGAGATCGT ACATATGGGATCCTTGAAGTATATGAGATATGGTTCCCTTCTCAAGGCAATCCATAAATTTACAGGAGTGCGCCAAAACTATG GCGTTTGA
- the LOC108820630 gene encoding ATP-dependent Clp protease proteolytic subunit 6, chloroplastic, translating to MAGLAISPPLSLTFSSRTRNAKPTSYLSHNQRNLTRRIVSALPSPYGDSLKAGLSSNVSGNKDPRSIDPRFGVIEAKKGNPPVMPSVMTPGGPLDLSSVLFRNRIIFIGQPINAQVAQRVISQLVTLASIDDKSDILIYLNCPGGSTYSVLAIYDCMSWIKPKVGTVAFGVAASQGALLLAGGEKGMRYAMPNTRVMIHQPQTGCGGHVEDVRRQVNEAIEARQKIDRMYAAFTGQPLETVQQYTERDRFLSASEALEFGLIDGLLETEY from the exons ATGGCGGGATTGGCAATTTCACCTCCTCTCAGTCTCACCTTCTCTTCTCGAACAAGAAACGCTAAACCCACTTCGTATCTATCTCACAATCAAAG AAATCTTACAAGGCGTATAGTTTCTGCTCTTCCGAGTCCTTATGGTGATTCATTGAAAGCTG GACTTTCCAGTAATGTCTCCGGCAACAAGGATCCTCGTAGCATTGATCCAAG ATTTGGAGTGATAGAGGCGAAAAAAGGAAACCCGCCTGTAATGCCATCAGTGATGACACCTGGAGGACCTTTGGACCTTTCTTCTGTGCTATTCCGCAACCGCATAATCTTCATCGGACAACCAATCAACGCACAGGTTGCTCAGCGTGTCATATCTCAGCTTGTTACCCTCGCTTCTATTGATGATAAATCCGACATCTTG ATATACTTGAATTGTCCGGGAGGCAGCACCTACTCCGTCTTAGCAATCTATGACTGTATGTCTTGG ataaagcCTAAAGTTGGAACAGTAGCGTTTGGAGTAGCAGCGAGTCAAGGAGCACTTCTTCTTGCTGGAGGTGAGAAAGGGATGCGCTATGCAATGCCAAACACTCGTGTCATGATACATCAACCTCAAACTGGATGCGGA GGACATGTGGAGGACGTGAGGAGACAGGTGAATGAAGCCATTGAAGCACGACAA AAAATTGACAGGATGTATGCAGCTTTCACTGGACAGCCTCTTGAGACAGTGCAGCAGTACACCGAAAGAGATCGTTTCTTATCGGCTTCTGAG GCGCTTGAGTTCGGCCTTATCGATGGTCTACTGGAAACAGAATACTAA
- the LOC108820626 gene encoding arogenate dehydratase/prephenate dehydratase 1, chloroplastic, which yields MALRCLPIWVCPQTPHRYPLAGLHRRRVVSLLECSSSAASQGAVTAVEGDGRELFKKPSDEMGLVQEAKSVAFHRDLSMLPKPLSANSLYSSAGDDSKVRISFQGIPGAYSETAALKAYPNCETVPCEHFETAFQAVELWLVDKAVLPIENSVGGSIHRNYDLLLRHRLHIVQEVHLHVNHCLLGVPGVTKEQIKRVLSHPQALDQCVNSLNDLGIQRISAKDTATAAQTVASSGKKDIGAIASVRAANIYGLDILAENIQDDANNMTRFLILAREPMIPRTDRPYKTSIVFSLEEGPGVLFKALAVFALRSINLSKIESRPQRRRPLRVVDGSNNGSAKSFDYLFYIDFEASMAEIRAQHALGHLQEFTSFIRVLGCYPMDLVR from the exons aTGGCTCTGAGGTGTTTACCCATCTGGGTTTGTCCCCAAACGCCTCACCGTTACCCTCTTGCGGGTCTCCACCGCCGTCGCGTCGTCTCCCTCTTGGAATGCTCCTCCTCTGCTGCTTCCCAGGGAGCCGTCACTGCCGTTGAAGGCGACGGCCGTGAGCTCTTCAAGAAGCCTTCTGATGAAATGGGTCTGGTTCAGGAGGCAAAGTCGGTTGCTTTTCACAGAGACTTGAGCATGCTTCCTA AACCGCTAAGTGCAAACAGCCTGTACTCTTCTGCTGGAGATGATTCAAAAGTGCGAATTTCTTTTCAG GGCATACCAGGTGCATATAGCGAGACAGCAGCGCTAAAAGCATATCCAAATTGTGAAACTGTGCCTTGTGAACACTTTGAAACTGCGTTCCAG gCTGTTGAGCTTTGGTTGGTGGATAAAGCAGTGCTACCGATTGAGAACTCAGTAGGTGGTAGTATCCACCGTAATTATGATCTCCTTCTTCGTCATAGGCTTCACATTGTCCAAGAAGTCCATCTGCATGTGAATCATTGTCTCTTAGGCGTGCCTGGTGTTACAAAGGAACAGATTAAACGCGTTCTAAGCCATCCTCag GCGCTTGATCAATGTGTGAATTCACTTAACGATTTAGGCATACAGAGAATCTCTGCAAAAGACACTGCTACTGCTGCTCAG ACTGTTGCTTCAAGCGGGAAGAAGGACATAGGAGCAATAGCGAGTGTACGAGCTGCAAACATATATGGTCTAGATATTCTTGCCGAGAACATACAG GATGATGCTAACAATATGACTCGTTTTCTGATACTTGCGAGAGAGCCTATGATTCCAAGAACAGATCGACCATATAAG ACAAGTATTGTGTTCTCGCTGGAAGAAGGTCCTGGTGTGCTGTTCAAGGCCTTGGCTGTTTTTGCATTAAGAAGCATTAACTTATCCAAGATAGAAAGTCGTCCGCAAAGAAGAAGACCGCTAAGAGTAGTTGATGGTTCTAACAATGGAAGCGCCAA GTCCTTTGATTACTTGTTCTACATTGATTTTGAAGCTTCCATGGCTGAAATACGCGCTCAGCACGCCCTTGGCCATCTACAG GAATTCACAAGTTTCATCCGTGTACTCGGGTGTTATCCCATGGATTTAGTCAGATAA